One stretch of Streptomyces sp. A2-16 DNA includes these proteins:
- a CDS encoding PP2C family protein-serine/threonine phosphatase — translation MKRFLAAERALRTAAPHELLDAARAVLIEQYGATDVELFMADYGLSVLQPVSVLPHTLDPVSVHNSPAGRAFGSQKPYREEGRNGRTRLHLPVSVRGDRLGVLSITLSDGDAAQRWEPELAAIADVLGHEVIVAERDTDVYLQARRKDRLTLAAEMQWQLLPGRACSRPEYELGAQLEPAYAIFGDNFDWSATADHLMLYVTNGMGEGIEASLLTNLAINALRNARRAGLSIADQAALADQAVYAHYRGRCYLSVLMFDFDLATGRASVVDAGSPQLLRLRDGSVERVDFDAQLPLGMFEETDYIAQDFHAEPGDRLVFVSDGVHAVASPRGEAYGEAALARAIHATRLLPAAEVPRAILRELTGHRGETLPADDALIVCLDWHGRPQFD, via the coding sequence ATGAAGAGATTTTTGGCCGCTGAACGCGCTCTGCGCACAGCGGCCCCCCACGAGTTGCTCGACGCCGCCCGCGCCGTGCTGATCGAGCAGTACGGCGCAACGGACGTGGAGCTGTTCATGGCCGACTACGGCCTGAGCGTGCTCCAGCCGGTGTCGGTGCTGCCGCACACCCTCGATCCGGTGTCGGTGCACAACAGTCCCGCGGGACGGGCCTTCGGTTCGCAGAAGCCGTACCGCGAGGAGGGCCGGAACGGACGGACGCGTCTGCACCTGCCGGTCAGTGTGCGGGGCGACCGGCTCGGCGTGCTGTCGATCACCCTGTCCGACGGTGACGCGGCGCAGCGCTGGGAGCCCGAACTCGCCGCCATCGCCGACGTCCTGGGGCACGAGGTGATCGTGGCCGAGCGCGACACCGACGTGTACCTCCAGGCGCGGCGCAAGGACCGGCTGACCCTGGCCGCCGAGATGCAGTGGCAGCTGCTGCCCGGCCGCGCCTGCTCCCGCCCCGAGTATGAGCTGGGGGCCCAACTGGAGCCGGCCTACGCGATCTTCGGCGACAACTTCGACTGGTCCGCCACCGCCGACCACCTGATGCTGTACGTCACCAACGGCATGGGCGAGGGCATAGAGGCCTCCCTGCTGACGAACCTGGCCATCAACGCACTGCGCAACGCCCGGCGCGCCGGACTGTCCATCGCCGATCAGGCGGCCCTGGCCGACCAGGCCGTCTACGCCCACTACCGGGGGCGCTGCTACCTGTCGGTCCTGATGTTCGACTTCGACCTGGCCACCGGCCGGGCGAGCGTCGTGGACGCCGGGTCCCCGCAGCTGCTGCGGTTGCGCGACGGGTCCGTGGAGCGCGTCGACTTCGACGCCCAGCTCCCGTTGGGCATGTTCGAGGAGACCGACTACATCGCGCAGGACTTCCACGCCGAGCCCGGCGACCGGCTCGTGTTCGTCAGCGACGGAGTCCATGCCGTGGCCTCTCCCCGGGGTGAGGCGTACGGGGAAGCGGCTCTCGCCCGGGCCATCCACGCCACTCGCCTGCTGCCCGCCGCCGAGGTGCCGCGCGCCATCCTGCGGGAACTGACGGGCCACCGCGGCGAAACCCTGCCTGCCGACGACGCGCTGATCGTGTGCCTGGACTGGCACGGCAGGCCGCAGTTCGACTGA
- a CDS encoding SRPBCC family protein, producing the protein MAREHDSQQAVPNTPGMRPDGDGVTRRRPLRGQHIEETVEIAVPVRTAYNQWTQFKTFPRFSSVVHGVEQVRPTVTDWTIGYGPLRRRFAVEIVEQDPDAYLAWRGLEQRPSHQGEVEFRPTESGGTALTVRMLLEPRGATRRLTGSSRVAQVTARMVRRELENFKRFIEGMGQEGGAWRGTIRNGRVQHDHPEPPRSRVAQWPVG; encoded by the coding sequence ATGGCGCGCGAACACGACTCGCAGCAGGCCGTGCCGAACACGCCGGGGATGCGCCCCGACGGCGACGGCGTCACGCGCCGCAGGCCGCTGCGCGGGCAGCACATCGAGGAGACGGTCGAGATCGCGGTGCCGGTGCGGACGGCGTACAACCAGTGGACCCAGTTCAAGACCTTCCCCCGGTTCTCGAGTGTGGTGCACGGCGTCGAACAGGTCAGACCCACCGTCACCGACTGGACCATCGGCTACGGACCCCTGCGCCGCCGCTTCGCGGTGGAGATCGTGGAGCAGGACCCCGACGCCTACCTGGCCTGGCGCGGTCTGGAGCAGCGCCCCTCGCACCAGGGCGAGGTGGAGTTCAGGCCGACGGAGTCGGGCGGCACGGCCCTCACCGTGCGGATGCTGCTGGAGCCGCGCGGAGCCACGAGACGGCTCACCGGCTCCTCCCGGGTCGCGCAGGTGACGGCCCGGATGGTGCGCCGCGAGCTCGAGAACTTCAAGCGGTTCATCGAGGGGATGGGGCAGGAGGGCGGGGCCTGGCGCGGCACCATCCGCAACGGCCGAGTCCAGCACGACCACCCGGAACCGCCGAGGAGCCGTGTGGCCCAGTGGCCCGTCGGCTGA
- a CDS encoding antibiotic biosynthesis monooxygenase, whose product MTEPAPASLPDPPYYAVVFTAVRTAGDNGYGEMDERLFRLAADQPGFLGVDAARRADGLGITVSYWRDEESIAAWRNHAEHALARAHGREHWYASFSLHVAKVERAYCFTRADDA is encoded by the coding sequence GTGACCGAGCCCGCGCCCGCGTCGCTGCCCGACCCGCCCTATTACGCGGTGGTGTTCACCGCCGTGCGGACCGCCGGCGACAACGGCTACGGGGAGATGGACGAGCGGTTGTTCCGACTCGCCGCCGACCAGCCCGGATTCCTCGGCGTCGACGCCGCTCGCCGTGCCGACGGCCTGGGGATCACGGTGTCGTACTGGCGGGACGAGGAGTCGATCGCCGCGTGGCGCAATCACGCGGAGCACGCCCTGGCCCGTGCCCACGGACGCGAGCACTGGTACGCGTCGTTCTCGCTCCACGTGGCCAAGGTGGAGCGCGCCTACTGCTTCACCCGCGCGGACGACGCCTGA
- a CDS encoding NAD(P)-dependent oxidoreductase, whose amino-acid sequence MYVGFIGLGTMGQPMALRLARAGTPLAVWNRTPDRCEPLRAAGAEVAASPAEVFERAGTVFLMLVDEAAVDAVLERGTPRFTGLVAGRTVVHMGTTSAEYSAGLQDAVRAAGGRYVEAPVSGSRIPAEQGELVGMTAGDPEAVAALRPLLAPMCRETFDCGAVPGALLMKFSVNLFLITLVTGLTEAFHFADRYGLDRRLLREVLDAGPMASAVSRVKGAKLLARDFTVQATATNVLENNRLIAEAARKADLASPLLDACHALYGEAVEQGHGDEDMVAVLHALESRTYGCAP is encoded by the coding sequence GTGTACGTGGGATTTATCGGACTGGGAACCATGGGGCAGCCCATGGCCCTCCGCCTCGCCCGGGCCGGCACACCTCTCGCCGTGTGGAACCGCACCCCTGACCGGTGCGAACCCCTGCGCGCCGCCGGAGCCGAGGTCGCCGCGAGCCCGGCCGAGGTCTTCGAGCGGGCCGGGACCGTGTTCCTCATGCTCGTCGACGAGGCCGCCGTGGACGCCGTGCTGGAACGCGGCACCCCGCGCTTCACCGGCCTCGTCGCCGGACGGACCGTCGTCCACATGGGCACGACCTCGGCCGAGTACTCGGCCGGTCTGCAGGATGCCGTCCGGGCGGCCGGCGGTCGGTACGTCGAGGCTCCCGTCTCCGGTTCCCGCATCCCCGCCGAGCAGGGCGAACTGGTGGGGATGACCGCCGGTGACCCAGAGGCCGTCGCGGCGTTACGGCCCCTGCTGGCCCCCATGTGCCGGGAGACGTTCGACTGCGGGGCGGTCCCCGGCGCGCTGCTGATGAAGTTCTCGGTGAACCTCTTCCTGATCACCCTCGTCACCGGGCTCACCGAGGCGTTCCATTTCGCCGACCGGTACGGACTCGACCGACGCCTGCTCCGGGAGGTCCTGGACGCGGGCCCGATGGCCAGTGCCGTCTCAAGGGTGAAGGGAGCCAAGCTGCTGGCCCGAGACTTCACCGTGCAGGCGACCGCCACCAACGTCCTGGAGAACAACCGTCTGATCGCCGAGGCCGCCCGCAAGGCCGACCTGGCCTCCCCGCTCCTCGACGCCTGCCACGCCCTGTACGGCGAGGCCGTCGAGCAGGGCCACGGCGACGAGGACATGGTGGCCGTGCTGCACGCCCTGGAGAGCCGGACGTACGGATGTGCGCCCTAG
- a CDS encoding FdhF/YdeP family oxidoreductase, giving the protein MQNPPGEEPETTLSVTPPKKWAAGVPAVVHALEYSLEQTSVRTTGVDLLTMNQVGGIDCPGCAWADPAPGKRHRNEYCENGAKHINDEATKRRITADFFREHSVSELAGRSDMWLNQQGRLTEPMIKRPGSDHYEPIGWNDALGVLAQELTSLASPDEAVFYTSGRASNEAAFVLQLFARAFGTNNLPDCSNMCHESSGFALSETLGTGKGTVSLDDLHHADLIFLVGQNPGTNHPRQLSALEEAKRNGARIVAVNPLPEAGLRRFKNPQNPRGIIGRGTQIADRFLHIKPGGDLALFQALNLLLLEAEDARPGTVLDHDFIDAHTSGFEEFARHARTADWDDVRAATGLTREEIEKVRDEVLRSERVIVCWAMGITQHKHGVPTVREIVNFLMLRGNLGRAGAGACPVRGHSNVQGDRTMGIWEQMPDSFLDALQKEFGFDPPRPHGLDSVNAIRAMREGRVKVFLALAGNFVRAAPDSEVTEEAMRSCRLTAHISTKLNRSHTVCGDTALILPTLGRTERDVQADGEQFVTVENSMSEVHTSTGRLEPASSLLLSEVAILCRLARRTLDGKPDIPWDTFEGDYGTIRDRISRIVPGFHDFNARVSRPGGFQLPNPVNEGVFNTATGKAMFTRNEPVVPKAPEGHLLLQTLRSHDQWNTIPYTLNDRYRGIHGSRHVVLVNPADLSGLGLARGDRVDLVSVWSDGTERRAANFEVVPYPTAPGSAAAYYPETNVLVPLDSVADISNQPTSKGIVVRLEPTPA; this is encoded by the coding sequence ATGCAGAACCCGCCCGGCGAGGAGCCGGAGACCACCCTCTCGGTGACACCACCGAAGAAGTGGGCGGCCGGGGTCCCCGCGGTCGTGCACGCGCTGGAGTACTCCCTGGAGCAGACGTCCGTGCGCACGACCGGGGTGGACCTGCTGACCATGAACCAGGTGGGCGGGATCGACTGTCCCGGCTGCGCCTGGGCGGATCCGGCCCCGGGAAAACGCCATCGCAACGAGTACTGCGAGAACGGTGCCAAACACATCAACGACGAGGCCACGAAACGGCGCATCACCGCCGACTTCTTCCGTGAGCACAGCGTCTCCGAGCTCGCCGGGCGCTCCGACATGTGGCTGAACCAGCAGGGCCGACTCACCGAACCCATGATCAAGCGACCGGGCTCCGACCACTACGAGCCCATCGGCTGGAACGACGCCCTGGGCGTACTGGCACAGGAACTCACCTCGCTCGCCTCCCCCGACGAGGCCGTCTTCTACACCTCAGGCCGGGCGAGCAACGAGGCCGCCTTCGTCCTCCAGCTCTTCGCCCGCGCCTTCGGCACGAACAACCTGCCCGACTGCAGCAACATGTGCCACGAGTCCAGCGGCTTCGCCCTGAGCGAGACGCTCGGCACCGGCAAGGGCACCGTCAGCCTCGACGACCTCCACCACGCCGACCTGATCTTCCTGGTCGGGCAGAACCCCGGCACCAACCATCCGCGCCAGCTCTCCGCCCTGGAGGAGGCCAAACGCAACGGCGCCCGCATCGTGGCGGTCAACCCGCTGCCCGAGGCCGGCCTGCGCCGGTTCAAGAACCCGCAGAATCCGCGCGGGATCATCGGCCGCGGCACCCAGATCGCAGACCGCTTCCTGCACATCAAGCCCGGCGGCGACCTCGCGCTCTTCCAGGCCCTCAACCTCCTGCTGCTGGAGGCCGAGGACGCCCGGCCCGGCACCGTCCTGGACCACGACTTCATCGACGCCCACACGAGCGGCTTCGAGGAGTTCGCCCGGCACGCCCGCACCGCCGACTGGGACGACGTGCGCGCGGCGACGGGACTGACCCGCGAGGAGATCGAGAAGGTCCGCGACGAGGTCCTGCGCAGCGAACGCGTCATCGTGTGCTGGGCGATGGGCATCACCCAGCACAAGCACGGCGTGCCCACCGTCCGGGAGATCGTCAACTTCCTGATGCTGCGCGGCAACCTCGGTCGCGCGGGCGCCGGCGCCTGCCCGGTGCGCGGGCACAGCAATGTGCAGGGCGACCGCACCATGGGCATCTGGGAGCAGATGCCCGACTCGTTTCTCGACGCGCTCCAGAAGGAGTTCGGCTTCGATCCACCCCGCCCGCACGGACTCGACTCGGTGAACGCGATCCGGGCGATGCGCGAGGGCCGCGTCAAGGTGTTCCTCGCCCTGGCCGGCAACTTCGTACGCGCCGCTCCCGACAGCGAGGTCACCGAGGAGGCGATGCGCTCGTGCCGGCTGACCGCCCACATCTCCACCAAGCTGAACCGCTCGCACACCGTCTGCGGTGACACGGCACTGATCCTGCCGACGCTCGGCCGTACCGAACGCGATGTCCAGGCGGACGGCGAGCAGTTCGTCACGGTGGAGAACTCCATGAGCGAGGTGCACACCTCCACAGGCCGCCTCGAACCGGCATCCTCCCTGCTGCTCAGCGAGGTCGCGATCCTGTGCCGGCTGGCCCGGCGCACCCTCGACGGCAAACCCGACATCCCCTGGGACACGTTCGAAGGGGACTACGGCACGATCCGTGACCGCATCTCCCGCATCGTGCCGGGATTCCACGACTTCAACGCGCGGGTGTCACGCCCCGGCGGCTTCCAGCTGCCCAACCCCGTCAACGAGGGTGTCTTCAACACCGCGACGGGCAAAGCCATGTTCACCCGCAACGAGCCGGTGGTCCCGAAGGCCCCCGAGGGCCATCTGCTGCTGCAGACCCTGCGCTCGCACGACCAGTGGAACACCATCCCCTACACGCTCAACGACCGCTACCGCGGCATCCACGGCAGCCGTCACGTCGTACTGGTCAATCCGGCCGATCTCTCCGGACTCGGCCTCGCCCGGGGCGACCGGGTCGACCTCGTGAGTGTCTGGTCGGACGGCACCGAGCGCCGCGCCGCGAACTTCGAGGTGGTCCCCTACCCGACCGCGCCGGGTTCCGCCGCCGCCTACTATCCGGAGACCAACGTCCTGGTGCCGCTGGACAGCGTCGCCGACATCAGCAACCAGCCGACGTCGAAGGGCATCGTCGTCCGCCTGGAGCCGACTCCCGCCTGA
- a CDS encoding STAS domain-containing protein, whose amino-acid sequence MQVAEHDTAPGTAKELAAFLERRREQIAQRWADAALFRTVFTVSRDEAVEACKAVVDALADVARSGRLEDVEAPGFGTVRDQLGRMAAARARAGFTPVQIAGEVAGLREPVTALLRAELRDAGDDVRADACEQALAVLTATLRLVIMETTVSAGEELIARQRQQLLEVATPVIKLWDGVVAVPLIGTLDSARSQVVMESLLEAIVDQRAAYAILDITGVPTVDSLVAQHLMKTVAAARLMGAECIVSGIRPAIAQTIVHLGIDLGSIITRAGLADALAYALTQQGIVVSPRAVAAASPR is encoded by the coding sequence ATGCAGGTGGCGGAGCACGACACGGCCCCCGGGACGGCGAAGGAACTGGCCGCCTTCCTGGAGCGGCGCCGTGAGCAGATCGCCCAGCGCTGGGCGGACGCCGCCCTGTTCCGTACGGTCTTCACCGTCTCCCGGGACGAGGCCGTCGAGGCGTGCAAGGCGGTGGTGGACGCCCTGGCCGACGTGGCCCGCTCCGGACGGCTGGAGGATGTCGAGGCGCCGGGCTTCGGCACCGTCAGGGACCAGCTCGGGCGGATGGCCGCGGCCCGGGCCCGGGCCGGGTTCACACCGGTGCAGATCGCCGGCGAGGTGGCGGGCCTGCGCGAGCCGGTGACCGCACTGCTGCGGGCCGAGTTGCGGGACGCCGGCGACGACGTGCGCGCCGACGCGTGCGAACAGGCGCTGGCGGTCCTGACGGCCACGCTGCGTCTGGTGATCATGGAGACGACCGTGAGCGCCGGCGAGGAGCTCATCGCCCGGCAGCGCCAGCAACTGCTGGAGGTGGCCACCCCGGTCATCAAGCTCTGGGACGGCGTGGTCGCCGTACCGTTGATCGGCACCCTGGACAGCGCCCGCAGCCAGGTCGTGATGGAGAGCCTCCTCGAAGCCATCGTGGACCAGCGGGCCGCGTACGCGATCCTCGACATCACCGGCGTGCCGACCGTGGACTCGCTCGTGGCCCAGCACCTGATGAAGACGGTGGCCGCGGCCCGGCTGATGGGCGCGGAGTGCATCGTCTCCGGGATCCGTCCCGCCATCGCGCAGACCATCGTCCACCTCGGCATCGACCTCGGGTCGATCATCACGCGGGCCGGCCTCGCCGACGCGCTGGCCTACGCGCTCACCCAGCAGGGCATCGTCGTCTCCCCACGCGCGGTCGCGGCGGCGAGCCCGCGGTGA
- a CDS encoding ATP-binding protein, whose translation MHAPIISTTRLPIGSDADLARVRQQVRQSAADLGFNLVQQTKLVTAASELARNALVHGGGGHMELTVLAEGPHRGLRLTFVDTGPGIRDVELAMTDGYTTGGGLGMGLSGSKRLVKEFTLDSRPGQGTTVTVTDWVSGLPAPRTGAS comes from the coding sequence ATGCATGCCCCCATCATCTCGACCACCCGCCTGCCCATCGGCTCGGACGCCGATCTGGCCCGGGTACGACAACAAGTGCGCCAGAGCGCGGCCGACCTCGGCTTCAACCTGGTCCAGCAGACGAAACTGGTGACCGCGGCCAGCGAACTGGCCCGCAACGCCCTCGTGCACGGTGGCGGCGGCCACATGGAGTTGACGGTGCTGGCCGAAGGCCCCCACCGGGGACTGCGGCTGACCTTCGTCGACACGGGTCCCGGCATCCGGGACGTCGAGCTCGCCATGACCGACGGGTACACCACCGGCGGCGGCCTGGGCATGGGGCTGAGCGGGTCCAAGCGGCTCGTCAAGGAGTTCACCCTCGACAGCCGACCCGGCCAGGGCACCACCGTCACCGTCACCGACTGGGTCTCCGGCCTGCCCGCGCCCCGCACGGGTGCGTCTTGA
- a CDS encoding SpoIIE family protein phosphatase — translation MSRVWDIPVQDSTRVRDVRVAAEAACAHAQLDAHSTAVAALVATELGTNLVKHAGGGRVVVNLAAPADTCAEDVPCVQIVALDHGPGIDNVPVAMRDGHTTAASSLGAGLGTCRRVSGEFDLHSRPGSGTVAVARILPTRAPGGPHPRAQRSRTGARAGGITTALAHAEHSGDAFSRVRCGPRVTLMLVDGLGHGEKAADASTAAVAELRRCADLPPAEILKHLHAALRTTRGAAVGVAQLDEDTDRLSFAGVGNIGARLRTDGAWRPLISHPGIVGAHFPATVPLSETAWTRDSLLVLHSDGLPSRWVPPTDDRLGAHDPAVVAAVVLRDAGSAARPLRDDASVAVLAPDHRTDPYDRTP, via the coding sequence TTGAGCAGGGTGTGGGACATCCCGGTGCAGGACAGCACCCGGGTCCGGGACGTACGCGTCGCAGCCGAGGCCGCCTGCGCCCACGCGCAGTTGGACGCGCACTCCACGGCGGTCGCGGCGCTGGTGGCCACCGAGTTGGGCACCAACCTCGTCAAGCACGCCGGCGGCGGCCGTGTGGTCGTCAACCTGGCCGCCCCCGCCGACACGTGCGCCGAGGACGTGCCCTGTGTGCAGATCGTCGCACTCGACCACGGTCCGGGCATCGACAACGTCCCGGTGGCGATGCGGGACGGCCACACGACCGCCGCCTCCTCCCTGGGCGCGGGTCTTGGCACCTGTCGGCGCGTGTCGGGCGAGTTCGACCTGCACAGCCGTCCGGGCAGCGGCACCGTCGCGGTGGCGCGCATCCTCCCGACACGGGCGCCCGGCGGCCCGCACCCGCGAGCCCAACGCTCGCGCACAGGCGCCCGGGCCGGAGGCATCACCACCGCCCTCGCCCATGCCGAGCACTCCGGAGACGCCTTCAGCCGGGTCCGCTGCGGTCCACGCGTGACACTGATGCTCGTGGACGGGCTGGGCCACGGGGAGAAGGCCGCCGATGCGTCCACGGCCGCCGTGGCGGAGCTGCGCCGGTGCGCCGATCTGCCGCCTGCCGAGATCCTGAAGCACCTGCACGCCGCGCTGCGGACCACGCGCGGTGCGGCCGTCGGCGTCGCGCAGCTGGACGAGGACACCGACCGGCTCTCGTTCGCCGGGGTCGGCAACATCGGCGCCCGGCTGCGCACCGACGGCGCGTGGCGGCCCCTGATCTCCCACCCGGGCATCGTCGGAGCCCACTTCCCCGCCACCGTGCCCCTGAGCGAGACCGCATGGACGCGGGACAGTCTGCTCGTCCTGCACAGCGACGGCCTGCCCAGTCGCTGGGTGCCCCCCACCGATGACCGGCTCGGCGCCCACGATCCGGCCGTGGTGGCCGCGGTCGTCCTCAGGGACGCCGGCAGCGCCGCCCGGCCCCTGCGCGACGACGCCAGTGTGGCCGTACTGGCCCCTGACCACCGGACGGACCCGTATGACCGCACGCCCTGA
- a CDS encoding STAS domain-containing protein, with product MTGLVTSPSGPGPVPVLALGDVLLVTLQGELHDEAAEQLQHDIPQRIASSPVPVGGVVIDISGVEIVDSFLGRILAEIAASARLLAARTALAGMRPAVAITLVELGLTLPGLETALNVEKALSLLGRAPSPAPTAHPEEGA from the coding sequence GTGACCGGCCTCGTCACCTCGCCCTCCGGCCCGGGTCCGGTGCCGGTCTTGGCGCTGGGCGACGTCCTGCTGGTCACCCTGCAGGGAGAGCTCCACGACGAGGCGGCCGAACAGCTCCAGCACGACATCCCCCAGCGGATCGCGTCCAGTCCGGTGCCGGTGGGCGGTGTCGTGATCGACATCTCCGGGGTGGAGATCGTCGACTCCTTCCTCGGCCGCATCCTGGCCGAGATCGCCGCGAGCGCCCGCCTGCTCGCCGCACGGACCGCCCTGGCCGGCATGCGTCCGGCCGTGGCCATCACCCTGGTCGAGCTGGGGCTCACCCTGCCCGGCCTGGAGACGGCTCTGAACGTCGAGAAGGCCCTGTCCCTGCTGGGCCGCGCACCCTCGCCCGCTCCGACCGCTCACCCGGAAGAGGGTGCATGA
- a CDS encoding GAF domain-containing SpoIIE family protein phosphatase: MTARPDVWKIASAADAARARAAADRIAADGGAPALERARFLTALTARLRHRLSLGAAFELRLHVRPFATGQGGRLEAALSPAGEDEPGPQDETPLPACPLAHRPTRTTRRAAGSLPEALLRADETTAALLSHLDDQEGLVRLHREELHQTNQGVLALHADLEAAAHAQRELLDAERTARAEAERARRLLTFLGDASAAITSSLSHTAILRRLSDMLVPDYAEQLDVWLFDEEEYEEHEWHDDEREHRVRQHSAAAVTAARTGRPQHAAAHPGRLPGVDDLPPSALSPGRPLLAVPLVAQRLLGVLTLTAPGPRFDEDTSVMLVELARRVGVALDHAHRYRQSRNTAEALQRAQLTELPTTPGLLLAARYLPATWGMNIGGDWYDAFLQPDGSLLAVIGDVTGHGLHAAVVMGQLRTALRAYAVENATPGEILTRLHRMLGHLQPELYATALIARFRPGEPEVLWSSAGHPPAVVRTGEGAVRVLDAKPGVMLGIPLPYVYTDHRADLPAGSSLLLYTDGLVERRGQGIDPGIGRLGRALAALSTPELEQDLDAAADALLKPLLHDSERDDDVCLLLCHTMASAPRDRPGKTCRSPAGSEPPGSRSARGSVKDTRREGGFREGP; the protein is encoded by the coding sequence ATGACCGCACGCCCTGACGTCTGGAAGATCGCGTCGGCCGCCGACGCCGCCCGGGCCCGCGCCGCCGCCGACCGCATCGCCGCGGACGGCGGCGCACCGGCCCTGGAGCGGGCCCGCTTCCTGACGGCGCTGACAGCACGGCTGCGCCATCGCCTCAGCCTCGGCGCGGCGTTCGAACTCCGGCTCCACGTCCGGCCGTTCGCCACCGGGCAAGGCGGCCGGCTCGAGGCCGCGTTGAGCCCGGCCGGCGAGGACGAGCCGGGCCCGCAGGACGAAACGCCGTTGCCGGCCTGCCCCTTGGCACACCGGCCCACCCGCACCACCCGCCGCGCCGCCGGCTCACTGCCCGAGGCCCTGCTGCGGGCCGACGAGACCACCGCAGCGCTGCTGAGCCACCTGGACGACCAGGAGGGCCTGGTCCGGCTGCACCGGGAGGAACTGCATCAGACGAACCAGGGCGTTCTGGCGCTGCATGCCGACCTGGAGGCCGCGGCGCACGCTCAGCGCGAACTCCTCGACGCCGAGCGGACCGCGCGCGCCGAGGCGGAACGCGCCAGGCGCCTGCTGACCTTCCTCGGCGACGCCAGCGCCGCCATCACCTCCTCCCTCAGCCATACGGCCATCCTGCGCCGCCTCTCCGACATGCTGGTGCCCGACTACGCGGAGCAGCTCGACGTCTGGCTCTTCGACGAGGAGGAGTACGAGGAACACGAGTGGCACGACGACGAGCGCGAGCACCGCGTCCGGCAGCACTCGGCCGCCGCCGTGACCGCCGCCCGCACGGGTCGTCCCCAGCACGCCGCGGCCCACCCCGGCCGCCTCCCCGGCGTCGACGACCTGCCGCCCTCCGCCCTGTCCCCGGGGCGACCGCTGCTGGCCGTCCCGCTCGTCGCCCAGCGCCTGTTGGGCGTCCTCACCCTCACCGCCCCCGGCCCCCGCTTCGACGAGGACACCTCCGTGATGCTCGTCGAACTCGCGCGCCGCGTCGGCGTCGCGCTGGACCACGCCCACCGCTACCGGCAGTCCCGCAACACCGCCGAAGCCCTGCAGCGCGCCCAGCTCACCGAACTGCCCACCACACCCGGCCTGTTGCTCGCCGCCCGCTACCTTCCCGCCACCTGGGGCATGAACATCGGCGGCGACTGGTACGACGCCTTCCTCCAGCCCGACGGCAGCCTGCTGGCCGTCATAGGGGACGTCACCGGCCACGGACTGCACGCCGCCGTCGTCATGGGCCAGTTGCGCACGGCCCTGCGCGCCTACGCCGTCGAGAACGCCACTCCCGGCGAGATCCTCACGCGCCTGCACCGCATGCTCGGCCACCTCCAGCCGGAGCTGTACGCCACCGCCCTGATCGCCCGCTTCCGCCCGGGCGAACCGGAGGTGCTCTGGTCCTCGGCCGGGCATCCGCCCGCCGTCGTGCGCACCGGCGAGGGCGCCGTACGGGTCCTGGACGCCAAGCCCGGCGTGATGCTGGGCATCCCGCTGCCCTACGTGTACACCGATCACCGGGCCGACCTGCCCGCAGGTTCGTCGCTGCTGCTGTACACCGACGGCCTGGTCGAGCGCCGGGGGCAGGGCATCGACCCCGGGATCGGGCGTCTGGGCCGCGCCCTGGCGGCGTTGAGCACCCCGGAGCTGGAACAGGACCTCGACGCCGCCGCGGACGCCCTGCTCAAGCCCCTGCTGCACGACTCCGAACGGGACGACGACGTCTGCCTCCTGTTGTGCCACACCATGGCATCCGCACCGCGGGATCGCCCCGGAAAGACCTGCCGGTCCCCCGCCGGCTCCGAACCACCTGGCAGCCGGTCCGCTCGCGGTAGCGTGAAGGACACCAGGCGAGAGGGTGGATTTCGTGAAGGTCCCTGA
- a CDS encoding MarR family transcriptional regulator — MTTTAVELLEVVWGRASTAPTSASQLRVLHILEHHDGINLRTLAESLASTPPSTSRLCDRLVAAGFVERGVSDENRREVRLHLSGPGRAFLVDLRARRERELRTVLADMPAAKRVALLEGLEAFCAAAATQIHDDAADSRSRTA, encoded by the coding sequence GTGACCACCACGGCCGTCGAGCTGCTGGAGGTCGTGTGGGGCCGGGCCTCGACCGCGCCCACCTCCGCGTCGCAGCTTCGGGTGCTGCACATCCTCGAACACCACGACGGCATCAACCTGCGCACCCTCGCCGAGTCCCTCGCCTCGACCCCGCCCTCCACCAGCCGGCTGTGCGACCGGCTGGTCGCGGCCGGCTTCGTCGAGCGGGGCGTCAGCGATGAGAACAGACGCGAGGTGCGGCTGCATCTCAGTGGCCCGGGCCGTGCCTTCCTCGTCGACCTGCGCGCTCGCAGGGAGAGGGAGTTGCGGACCGTGCTGGCGGACATGCCCGCCGCCAAGCGGGTCGCGCTGCTGGAGGGACTGGAGGCGTTCTGCGCCGCCGCGGCCACGCAGATACACGACGACGCCGCGGATTCCCGCAGCCGGACCGCCTGA